The following are encoded together in the Arcticibacterium luteifluviistationis genome:
- a CDS encoding UDP-N-acetylmuramate--L-alanine ligase translates to MSKTIKNIHFIAVGGAIMHNLALALLQKGYRVTGSDDEIYDPAKSRLEKAGILPKKIGWNTDNITEDLDAVILGMHARKDNPELKKAEELGLKVYSFPEYVFEQTKNKQRIAIAGSHGKTSITSIILHVLKYYNRNFDYLVGAQIEGFDLMVKLTDDAPVIILEADEYLSSALEMKSKFLFYHPHITLISGIAWDHFNVFPKFEDYVKAFEQLADGMPKASTLLWDETDDIANIIGKQVRDEVNQIPYKAHPYEVKDGKISLKTKNGPVPLKIFGEHNMKNLQGAKEILEKIAITEDMFYKAIQSFSGAAKRLEKLGESKNTVIYRDFAHAPSKVGATTNAGKELYPDRKLVACYELHTYSSLSKDFLPHYAEKLNAADDAVVFYSPHTVEMKKMPPISPEEIKAAFGREDLKIFTTAEELQDYLTSINWYKANLLLMSSGTFGGTDLPKLSETILKLPVKKEARSTQKKKSWKGIFKKKS, encoded by the coding sequence ATGTCAAAAACGATAAAAAACATCCACTTTATAGCCGTCGGCGGAGCTATCATGCACAACCTGGCATTAGCTTTACTTCAAAAAGGATATCGCGTAACTGGCTCAGATGATGAAATTTACGACCCTGCCAAATCAAGATTAGAGAAAGCTGGTATTCTTCCGAAAAAAATAGGCTGGAATACCGACAACATCACAGAAGACTTGGATGCCGTGATTTTAGGTATGCATGCCAGAAAGGACAACCCTGAGCTAAAAAAAGCCGAAGAACTAGGTTTAAAGGTGTATTCGTTCCCTGAGTATGTTTTTGAGCAAACCAAAAATAAACAACGCATAGCCATAGCTGGTAGTCATGGAAAAACTTCCATTACCAGTATCATTTTGCATGTGTTAAAGTATTATAACAGAAATTTCGATTACCTGGTTGGAGCACAAATTGAGGGTTTTGACCTTATGGTAAAACTAACCGATGATGCTCCCGTAATTATACTAGAAGCTGACGAATACTTATCATCTGCTTTAGAGATGAAATCAAAGTTTCTTTTCTACCACCCTCATATTACCTTAATATCTGGCATAGCTTGGGACCATTTTAATGTTTTCCCAAAATTTGAAGACTACGTCAAAGCTTTTGAACAATTAGCTGATGGCATGCCGAAAGCAAGCACATTACTTTGGGATGAAACAGATGATATTGCAAACATTATTGGCAAACAAGTTAGAGATGAAGTAAACCAAATTCCCTACAAAGCTCATCCTTATGAGGTTAAAGACGGTAAGATTTCTTTAAAAACTAAAAACGGCCCTGTTCCTCTAAAAATATTTGGAGAACATAACATGAAAAACCTTCAAGGGGCTAAAGAAATTTTAGAGAAAATAGCCATTACTGAGGATATGTTTTATAAGGCTATTCAGAGTTTTAGCGGTGCCGCCAAAAGGTTAGAAAAACTAGGAGAAAGTAAGAATACAGTTATTTACAGAGACTTTGCTCACGCACCTTCTAAAGTTGGAGCTACCACAAATGCGGGAAAAGAGCTTTATCCTGATAGAAAACTGGTAGCCTGTTACGAGCTACACACCTATAGTAGTTTGAGCAAAGACTTTTTACCACATTACGCTGAAAAGCTAAATGCTGCCGACGACGCCGTAGTATTTTACAGCCCACATACGGTAGAAATGAAAAAGATGCCTCCTATTTCGCCTGAAGAAATTAAAGCGGCCTTTGGCAGAGAAGACTTGAAAATATTCACAACAGCGGAGGAGTTACAGGATTACCTAACAAGCATCAACTGGTACAAAGCCAATTTACTATTGATGTCGTCTGGTACTTTTGGAGGTACTGACTTGCCTAAGCTTAGCGAAACTATTCTTAAGTTACCTGTAAAAAAAGAAGCTAGAAGTACCCAAAAGAAGAAATCTTGGAAAGGGATTTTTAAGAAGAAGAGTTAG
- a CDS encoding NADPH-dependent FMN reductase, protein MKPNILAISGSLIENSSNNRLIGFIKETFKNEADISLPESLDSLPHFNPTIDKGNTPKTVFHFRQQITNADAILIVTPEYVFSMPAVLKNALEWCVSTEVFTDKPVGIIVGAASGEKAMEQLVLVLGTIQCKLSSETQLVISGIKGKMNPSMSGALQKDLDTLMNSFLHQIEHG, encoded by the coding sequence ATGAAACCAAACATTCTTGCCATTTCTGGTAGTTTAATAGAAAACTCCAGCAATAATAGGCTTATAGGCTTCATCAAAGAGACTTTTAAAAATGAGGCAGACATAAGTTTGCCTGAAAGCTTAGATAGTTTGCCTCATTTCAACCCCACTATTGACAAGGGAAATACCCCAAAAACAGTCTTTCACTTCAGGCAACAAATCACCAATGCTGACGCTATATTAATAGTAACCCCCGAATACGTTTTCAGTATGCCAGCAGTCCTTAAAAATGCATTGGAATGGTGTGTTTCTACAGAAGTATTCACTGATAAACCAGTTGGAATTATTGTGGGAGCGGCTTCAGGAGAAAAAGCTATGGAACAGTTAGTGCTAGTTTTAGGCACTATTCAGTGCAAACTAAGCTCAGAAACGCAGTTGGTAATTTCTGGAATAAAGGGAAAGATGAATCCTTCTATGAGTGGTGCTTTGCAAAAGGATTTAGATACTTTAATGAATTCTTTTTTACATCAAATAGAACACGGATAA
- a CDS encoding Gfo/Idh/MocA family protein: protein MNRKTFLKTSALASAGILSRPFITYANASKYRVALIGCGWWGTNILREAVASGVVEVVALCDVHEAQIDTCAKELNTWCTDKPKKFKDFRDCIKNAKPDLVINATPDHWHALIAIHALNNGCHVFLEKPIAHTLKEGTAIQKAARANNRICIVDFHRRYSPHNVSGMEFLKSGKVGRIQEVRAFVNYSGNGGKQKPSEPKPADMDWDMYCGPAKLIDYHSGIHPRAWRRQREFANGTLGDWAPHWFDQILWWTEEKAPKKIFSTSTKKIHDNIQTVPENQLVTYEFEDFICFWEHSINNTRPVQQGENVGAYFHGTEGTFHMGWHGGWTFYPHGKNATTIHEDPQLDLPDGQNIKLVWADFLNSIKTGELPHADIEHGRQATNMSLLGMLSNDLGRSIIWDHEKDMVTGDAEANKLLTRDYRGEWVYPS, encoded by the coding sequence ATGAACCGTAAAACATTTCTTAAAACTTCTGCATTGGCCTCCGCAGGAATACTTTCAAGACCATTTATTACCTATGCTAATGCATCAAAGTACCGTGTGGCACTAATTGGCTGTGGTTGGTGGGGGACTAATATTTTAAGAGAAGCCGTAGCCAGTGGGGTAGTGGAAGTGGTAGCTTTGTGTGATGTGCATGAGGCTCAAATTGACACCTGTGCAAAGGAGCTAAATACTTGGTGTACAGATAAGCCAAAGAAATTTAAAGACTTTAGAGATTGCATAAAAAACGCCAAACCTGACTTGGTTATTAATGCCACGCCAGACCATTGGCATGCTTTAATAGCGATTCATGCTTTAAATAATGGCTGTCATGTTTTCTTAGAAAAACCAATAGCTCATACGCTCAAAGAAGGAACAGCTATTCAAAAAGCTGCCAGAGCCAATAATAGAATATGTATTGTAGATTTTCACAGAAGATATTCGCCACATAACGTAAGCGGAATGGAATTCTTGAAATCTGGTAAAGTGGGTAGAATTCAGGAAGTACGTGCTTTTGTGAATTATTCTGGTAACGGAGGTAAGCAAAAGCCAAGTGAACCTAAACCGGCAGATATGGACTGGGATATGTACTGTGGTCCAGCCAAATTGATAGATTATCATTCAGGTATTCATCCACGAGCATGGCGACGTCAAAGAGAATTTGCCAATGGTACTTTAGGAGACTGGGCACCGCATTGGTTTGACCAAATTCTTTGGTGGACGGAAGAGAAGGCTCCAAAGAAAATATTCTCTACCAGTACCAAGAAAATTCATGATAATATTCAGACGGTTCCTGAAAATCAATTGGTAACCTACGAATTTGAAGACTTTATTTGTTTCTGGGAACACAGCATCAATAATACCCGACCTGTACAGCAAGGCGAAAATGTGGGTGCTTATTTCCATGGAACTGAAGGTACTTTTCACATGGGCTGGCATGGCGGCTGGACCTTCTATCCGCATGGTAAAAATGCCACAACGATTCATGAAGATCCACAGCTAGATTTGCCAGACGGTCAAAATATCAAATTAGTGTGGGCTGATTTCTTAAACTCTATTAAAACTGGAGAGCTACCTCATGCCGATATAGAACATGGGCGTCAAGCTACCAATATGTCGCTTTTAGGAATGCTGTCAAATGATTTGGGAAGAAGTATCATCTGGGACCACGAAAAAGATATGGTAACGGGAGATGCAGAAGCCAATAAGCTTCTTACCCGTGATTATAGAGGAGAGTGGGTTTATCCTAGCTAA
- a CDS encoding MalY/PatB family protein, which produces MPFNFDKPTNRKNSGSIKWDKFPDDVLPLWIADMDFESPVEITEALQKIVDHKIYGYAMGSDDLYEVIIERLATRHNWKVEKDWIVLLPGLVPGLHASARIFNDTAAEIMTSTPVYLHLSLAGKTIGLKTAEVPFVWQNERWEMDFQEMEKQVNANTKMYMLCNPHNPNGRVFDKAELTALTAFCEKHELILVSDEIHCDLILDSEAKHISAASLDSRTEQNSITLLAPSKTFNIAGLGGSMAIIPNPEIRKKFQDVGFGIMPHNNYFMAQTMLAAYKHGEPWRKELVAYLKSNHDYLLEEINKIPSLTMAPLEATYLAWIKCDRKDIPNLEDYLINYGLGVSGGHQFKGKGYFRLNFGTQRANLELAVERLKEAFG; this is translated from the coding sequence ATGCCATTCAATTTCGACAAACCAACGAACAGAAAAAACTCTGGAAGTATAAAATGGGATAAATTCCCTGATGACGTTTTACCCCTTTGGATAGCCGATATGGACTTTGAAAGTCCTGTAGAAATCACAGAGGCTCTTCAGAAGATAGTGGACCATAAAATATATGGTTACGCAATGGGTTCGGATGACCTTTACGAAGTCATTATAGAGCGGTTAGCTACGAGACATAACTGGAAAGTAGAAAAAGACTGGATAGTATTATTGCCTGGCTTGGTACCTGGCTTGCATGCTTCTGCACGTATTTTCAATGATACTGCCGCAGAGATCATGACCTCCACACCCGTTTACTTGCATTTAAGTTTGGCTGGAAAAACCATTGGTTTAAAAACTGCGGAAGTTCCTTTTGTTTGGCAAAACGAACGATGGGAGATGGATTTTCAAGAAATGGAAAAACAGGTCAATGCCAATACTAAAATGTATATGCTTTGCAATCCTCATAATCCTAACGGAAGAGTATTTGACAAAGCAGAATTGACTGCCTTAACAGCCTTTTGCGAAAAGCATGAGTTAATTTTAGTTTCTGATGAAATCCATTGCGATTTGATTTTAGATTCCGAAGCCAAGCATATTTCTGCAGCTTCTTTAGATAGCCGTACGGAGCAAAATAGTATTACACTCTTGGCTCCTAGCAAAACATTCAACATTGCTGGTTTAGGTGGCTCTATGGCCATTATACCAAATCCTGAAATACGTAAGAAATTCCAAGATGTAGGCTTCGGTATCATGCCTCACAACAATTATTTCATGGCTCAAACCATGCTGGCAGCCTATAAACATGGCGAACCTTGGAGAAAAGAACTTGTGGCTTACTTGAAGTCAAACCATGATTATTTATTGGAGGAAATCAACAAAATTCCTTCATTAACCATGGCTCCTTTAGAGGCCACATACCTAGCTTGGATAAAATGCGATAGAAAAGATATACCAAATCTGGAGGATTATCTAATCAATTACGGACTTGGTGTTTCTGGTGGACATCAGTTCAAAGGAAAAGGCTATTTTAGATTAAACTTTGGAACACAGCGAGCAAATTTAGAACTGGCAGTGGAGCGTTTGAAGGAGGCCTTTGGGTAG
- a CDS encoding aldo/keto reductase has protein sequence MKYLELSNKDKMPALGLGTWKAAPGDVYKAVRTAITLGYTHFDCAHVYGNEKEIGEAFSDAFKAGEAKREDLWITSKLWNNSHRAEQIEPALKVTLENLQLDYLDLYLIHWPVVLKDTSMYPETSTDMVSLSVTPLEETWKGMIAMKENGLAKHIGVSNFSPSKMDDLIAKTGVTPEVNQVEMHLFLQQNELKSYCDTKNIIMTAYAPLGSADRPAVRKAADEPKLFDSEVVKSIAKEKGCSAAQVMLAWAVVRGTTVIPKSVNESRLAENLAAADIELSDAQMKALNDLNKDFRFIKGDFWCMEGSDYTFENLWG, from the coding sequence ATGAAATACTTAGAACTTTCGAATAAAGATAAAATGCCCGCTCTGGGTTTAGGAACTTGGAAAGCAGCTCCTGGAGATGTTTACAAGGCAGTCAGAACTGCTATTACCTTAGGTTATACGCATTTTGACTGTGCCCATGTTTATGGCAACGAAAAAGAAATCGGCGAAGCTTTCTCCGATGCTTTTAAAGCTGGTGAAGCCAAAAGAGAAGACCTTTGGATTACTTCTAAACTTTGGAATAATTCTCACAGAGCAGAGCAAATTGAACCTGCACTAAAGGTCACTTTAGAAAACCTGCAATTAGATTACCTAGACCTCTACCTTATTCACTGGCCGGTAGTTTTGAAAGACACTAGCATGTATCCTGAAACAAGTACAGATATGGTGAGTCTTAGTGTTACGCCATTAGAAGAAACATGGAAAGGCATGATAGCCATGAAAGAGAATGGCTTGGCAAAACATATTGGTGTGTCTAATTTTAGTCCGAGTAAAATGGATGACTTGATAGCTAAAACAGGCGTAACTCCTGAAGTAAATCAGGTAGAAATGCACCTTTTCTTACAGCAAAACGAGCTTAAAAGCTACTGTGATACAAAGAACATTATCATGACCGCTTATGCTCCACTGGGTTCTGCAGACAGACCAGCGGTAAGAAAAGCAGCCGACGAGCCTAAGCTTTTTGACAGCGAAGTAGTTAAGAGCATTGCAAAAGAAAAAGGCTGTTCAGCCGCACAAGTAATGTTAGCATGGGCTGTGGTGCGAGGTACCACGGTTATACCTAAATCTGTAAACGAATCTCGTTTGGCAGAAAATTTAGCTGCTGCGGATATAGAGCTTTCAGATGCTCAAATGAAAGCCTTAAACGATTTAAACAAAGACTTCCGATTTATCAAAGGAGACTTCTGGTGCATGGAAGGCTCTGATTATACGTTTGAAAATCTTTGGGGATAA
- a CDS encoding SDR family oxidoreductase: MSITIENKVALITGANRGIGKAITESFLNHGAKKVYLAVRDVNSTKALEEKYGDKVVTLQADLTNQASINALAEAAKDVDIVVNNAGIAKLASPLSDNAEEALTQEFDVNVFGLLRVANAFAATLESHKGALVQLNSVASIKNFPDLSTYSASKAASYSLTQGLRVKLGEKGVSVLSVHPGPIATDMGAAAGFTEASDVSVVSEGIVSSLKAGDFHLFPDEMAKQFEGAYQSFSDNVVMA; this comes from the coding sequence ATGAGTATTACTATCGAAAATAAAGTAGCCTTAATCACAGGAGCAAATCGTGGAATTGGGAAAGCTATTACGGAGTCATTTTTAAATCACGGAGCCAAGAAAGTGTATTTGGCAGTACGTGACGTTAATTCTACAAAAGCTTTAGAAGAAAAATATGGCGACAAAGTGGTAACACTTCAGGCAGATTTGACCAATCAAGCTTCTATAAATGCATTGGCCGAAGCCGCAAAGGATGTAGACATTGTGGTGAATAATGCAGGAATAGCAAAGTTAGCTTCTCCTCTTAGCGATAATGCAGAAGAGGCTTTGACACAAGAATTTGACGTAAACGTATTTGGTTTGCTACGTGTAGCTAATGCATTCGCAGCAACTTTAGAAAGTCATAAAGGTGCTTTAGTTCAGTTAAATTCGGTGGCGTCTATTAAAAACTTCCCTGATTTATCTACTTATTCTGCTTCAAAAGCAGCTTCTTATTCTTTAACGCAAGGTTTGAGAGTGAAGTTAGGAGAGAAAGGTGTTAGTGTATTAAGTGTTCATCCAGGGCCTATCGCTACAGACATGGGAGCTGCAGCAGGTTTTACAGAAGCTTCAGATGTTTCTGTGGTTTCAGAAGGTATAGTGAGCTCGCTAAAAGCTGGAGATTTCCATTTATTCCCAGACGAAATGGCGAAACAATTTGAAGGAGCATACCAATCGTTTTCTGATAATGTGGTCATGGCTTAA
- a CDS encoding redoxin domain-containing protein, with translation MNNNLRLKVGDKAPVFATKDIRNHKVTPFHANKWTLISFHRFAACPFCVLRTNELISRYDEFGENDIDIISIWPSSAESMLKVGEHATTPFPLVSDEQKVIFEQYGVTKSSKSSMFKLLLHPKLMVDAMKLKSKLKDEEPDTDKALLPAEFLVNPEGEIVMAHYAEHYGDHVAVEDLLTIAKTESQVLAYA, from the coding sequence ATGAATAATAATTTAAGATTGAAAGTAGGAGATAAGGCTCCAGTATTTGCCACCAAAGATATTCGAAATCATAAGGTGACTCCTTTTCATGCAAACAAGTGGACCTTGATATCTTTTCATCGTTTTGCGGCTTGCCCGTTTTGTGTTTTAAGAACCAATGAGCTAATTAGCAGGTATGACGAGTTTGGCGAAAATGATATTGATATTATCAGTATTTGGCCTTCCAGTGCCGAGAGTATGCTGAAAGTAGGAGAGCATGCCACCACACCTTTTCCTTTAGTGTCTGATGAGCAGAAGGTGATTTTTGAGCAATACGGTGTTACTAAGTCGTCTAAAAGTTCGATGTTTAAATTGCTTCTTCATCCAAAATTGATGGTGGATGCCATGAAACTGAAATCAAAACTTAAAGACGAAGAACCAGATACGGATAAGGCCTTATTACCAGCTGAATTTTTAGTAAACCCAGAAGGTGAAATTGTAATGGCACATTATGCTGAGCATTATGGTGACCACGTAGCTGTTGAAGATTTATTGACAATAGCGAAAACAGAGTCTCAAGTTTTGGCGTACGCCTAA
- a CDS encoding TetR/AcrR family transcriptional regulator, whose amino-acid sequence MGRQKAYCEEEVIEKAMAVFWKNGYEATSVRMLEKEMGINQFSIYSSFGNKQGVFLESVKCYKKKLSCITDKLKASRNGIVGIKEYFYDFQGFSKDSDLKKGCMVANTMSETCEKSDPTILGELMKFSNSLKDLFIENLAQETGKDAQDIERQANYLMISLQGLSQASRVYSQEQLEDFIETTFSNL is encoded by the coding sequence ATGGGAAGACAAAAGGCATATTGTGAAGAAGAGGTGATAGAAAAGGCGATGGCTGTTTTCTGGAAAAACGGCTATGAGGCTACTTCTGTACGTATGCTAGAAAAGGAAATGGGCATTAACCAGTTTTCTATTTATTCTAGCTTTGGCAATAAGCAAGGTGTCTTTTTAGAGAGTGTGAAGTGTTATAAGAAGAAGTTGAGCTGTATTACAGACAAACTAAAAGCTTCCCGAAATGGCATTGTTGGCATCAAAGAATACTTTTATGATTTTCAGGGGTTTTCTAAAGACAGTGATTTAAAAAAAGGCTGTATGGTAGCGAATACCATGAGTGAAACTTGTGAAAAATCGGACCCTACTATTTTAGGAGAGTTGATGAAGTTTTCAAACAGTTTAAAAGACCTTTTCATAGAAAATTTGGCACAGGAAACAGGAAAAGACGCACAAGATATTGAAAGGCAAGCCAACTATTTGATGATTTCGCTTCAGGGTTTATCACAAGCTTCTAGGGTTTATTCTCAAGAGCAGTTAGAAGATTTTATAGAAACGACTTTTAGTAATCTTTGA
- a CDS encoding HEPN domain-containing protein — MTHDNKNRALAYDTQARYFLESAALVSQHIASKGKNPSANYKNFETVIIGTNHSFAAEILLKGIIFFHNGSHPKKHEIEELLNHQSCEQLKARIIEAFQPEVHTSYTKKQLEHHLRKYILKLDENNRFDKKEIEKIESITEHFVFGTFEYFLKLHSNHFIKMRYACECFPPPLDMNFTSFLNNQLRNELEVNLLEL; from the coding sequence ATGACTCATGATAATAAAAACAGAGCATTAGCTTATGATACCCAAGCTCGTTATTTCCTAGAATCAGCGGCATTAGTAAGTCAACATATTGCTTCAAAAGGTAAAAACCCTTCAGCCAATTACAAAAACTTCGAAACAGTTATAATTGGCACCAACCATTCTTTTGCTGCGGAGATCCTATTAAAAGGAATAATTTTCTTTCATAATGGCTCACATCCAAAAAAACATGAGATAGAAGAACTTTTAAATCATCAATCATGTGAGCAATTAAAAGCTAGAATAATTGAGGCATTCCAACCTGAAGTTCATACTTCTTATACAAAAAAACAACTCGAACATCACCTAAGAAAATATATTCTTAAGCTTGATGAAAATAATAGATTCGATAAAAAAGAAATAGAAAAAATAGAAAGTATTACAGAACATTTTGTTTTTGGAACTTTTGAATATTTTTTAAAACTACATAGTAATCATTTTATCAAAATGCGTTACGCATGTGAATGTTTCCCTCCACCTTTAGATATGAATTTCACATCTTTCTTAAATAACCAACTAAGAAATGAATTAGAGGTAAATTTACTTGAATTATAA
- a CDS encoding DUF2200 domain-containing protein, with protein sequence MPNTTPAHDEKIAVLTFASVYPHYVTKVVKKGRTLTELHEVIEWLTGFNEQKLEELIEEKISFKTFFERAKLNPNAPLIKGMICGYRIEDIETPLTQQVRYLDKLVDELAKGRKMDKILRTS encoded by the coding sequence ATGCCTAATACAACTCCTGCTCATGACGAAAAAATAGCCGTTTTGACATTCGCGTCTGTTTACCCACATTACGTTACTAAAGTGGTAAAGAAAGGCAGAACCCTAACAGAGCTGCACGAGGTAATTGAATGGCTCACTGGTTTTAATGAGCAAAAACTAGAAGAACTGATTGAAGAAAAGATAAGTTTTAAAACATTCTTTGAAAGAGCAAAACTTAACCCAAATGCTCCACTGATTAAAGGGATGATATGTGGTTACAGGATAGAAGATATTGAGACACCCTTAACCCAACAAGTCAGATATTTAGACAAACTGGTAGATGAATTAGCAAAAGGAAGAAAGATGGATAAGATTCTTCGCACATCGTAA
- a CDS encoding ion transporter: MEIKFQRKRGLSFIVNIALSVLIFLNTVAIILNTVPSIGNQFRRFFLDFELFSVSIFSIEYILRVWSSVEKAEYRHPFWGRIKFIFSPWGIIDFLAIFPFYFSFFRTDLGFVKILRLLRIFRLFRVSRYFHALRVIQNVLRDKKEELLLSVSFIIFLLLISSSLAFYIEQEAQPEAFSSIPASLWWGVNAMTTVGYGDMHPITPLGKVLGGLMAILGVSIFALPTGILASGFAEQIRGKRRSNEKVHCPICEHDFYLAESHKHK; this comes from the coding sequence TTGGAAATTAAGTTCCAGCGAAAGCGTGGGTTGAGCTTTATTGTAAACATTGCCCTTTCGGTTCTTATATTCCTTAATACCGTGGCCATTATCCTAAATACTGTCCCTAGTATTGGTAATCAATTTCGTCGATTCTTCTTAGATTTCGAGTTATTCTCTGTATCAATCTTTTCCATTGAGTATATATTGAGAGTTTGGTCTAGTGTAGAAAAAGCCGAATACAGACATCCATTTTGGGGAAGAATTAAGTTTATTTTTTCTCCTTGGGGAATCATTGACTTTCTAGCCATTTTCCCATTCTACTTTTCATTTTTCAGGACAGACCTAGGCTTTGTTAAGATACTCCGCCTCCTTCGAATCTTTAGACTTTTTAGGGTGAGCAGATACTTTCATGCCTTACGTGTTATTCAAAACGTATTAAGAGATAAAAAAGAGGAACTCTTATTGAGTGTTTCCTTTATCATTTTTCTCCTCTTGATTTCCTCAAGCTTGGCTTTTTACATAGAGCAAGAGGCCCAGCCTGAAGCCTTTTCTTCTATACCAGCGTCTCTTTGGTGGGGTGTAAATGCTATGACTACTGTAGGTTACGGCGATATGCATCCAATAACGCCATTGGGGAAAGTTCTAGGCGGCTTAATGGCCATTTTAGGCGTTTCCATTTTTGCTCTTCCTACAGGTATTTTGGCAAGTGGGTTTGCCGAACAAATTCGTGGTAAACGACGAAGCAATGAAAAAGTGCACTGCCCCATTTGCGAGCATGACTTCTATTTAGCAGAAAGCCATAAGCATAAATAA